In Acinetobacter wanghuae, the sequence CAGGGCGATTACGACCACCATCCCTCGACCAACCCAAATTAATTCCTTTTGTGACGCTGTTTTTCTTACAAATGCTTTGTACAAATCTTCGGTTAGGGTGGTTGAACACACCAATAGTTGGCAGCTCAAAGTACTCATAATGGCTGCTAAAATTGCAGCCAGTACAATGCCCGCAACCCAAGGATTAAATAGAATTTTAGTTAATTCCATGAAGACCATTTCAGGGTTTTTATTGACGATTGCTGCTGCAGGTAAATCTGGATTTGCGGCAAAATAGGCAATACCAATATAACCCGCAGCCATGGCACCAGCTAAACATAAAATCATCCATGTCATGCCAATGCGGCGTGCGTTTGGAATAATTTTGACCGAGTCAGCAGCCATAAAGCGCACAAGAATATGGGGTTGTCCAAAATAGCCTAAGCCCCATGCAAAGCTTGAGATAATTGCAATAGAACTTAAGTTTTCAATCAGATTTGAAGCGTTTGGACGAGCACTCTCTAACAGAGTAGCCACATCTTGGCTGTTATCGCCAAGGGCTAAGAAAGTCATGATCGGTGTTAAAATTAATGCGAAAATCATTAAACCGGCTTGAAACGTATCCGTCCAACTAATCGCTAAAAATCCACCGATACATACGTACAAAATCGTAGCCACTGCACCAAGCCAGAGTGCTGTGGTGTAATCCCATCCAAATAGACTTTCAAATAATCGTGCACCTGCGACCATACCTGAAGCACAGTAAATTGCAAAAAACACCAAAATAACGATTGCGGACAACACGCGCAAAATTCGCTTTCGGTCTGAAAAACGACTTGTAAAATAATCTGGTAGGGTCAGGGCATTATTTTGATATTCGGTATGTGCTCGAAGTCGCCCAGCGACCAATAGCCAGTTTAGCCATGCACCAATGATCAATCCAATCGCAATCCAAACTTCAGACAGACCTGACAGATAAATTGCACCCGGAAGTCCCATGAGTAACCAGCCACTCATATCTGATGCGCCAGCTGAAAGTGCCGTGACCACACTACCAAGACTACGACCGCCTAAAATATATTCGTCAAAATTCGAGGTTGCTCGGTAAGCATATAAACCAATCGCAATCATGGCGATAATGTAAAAAATGAAGGTAATTAGGGTGGGATTGATCGTGCTCATAGGCCAAGTATCCTTAAAAATTGTAAATCATCGTCCGGGATGATTCTTGCTGATTATTCACAGGGCACTGATTCAAACACGTTTTAAAAATTACACTCTGTAACAGTTAAGCGGTTTTTATGTAGAATGAATGTAAATGGACATCATTATTCATCTCATAAAAATATTTATATAGTAGGTACAAGCCAAATATAACTTCGTATTCAAAGCGTAGGAATATTCGCTGGCGACAGATCAATATATTGAGATTTTGTATTGATGTTACACAAACTTACAAAAACAATAACAAGTGAAATTTGAATATATTTTTCCAAATTTTTCTTAAAATTGACGTATTCATTTCTATGTTGAATACAAAAGAGTAAGTTTTTAGCCTATAGCTGTAATCTCATTACACATCATGCCAAATGAGACACTATATTTATTTGATTTATACCCAACATGATTTATTTGCTAACAAACATCTTATATAGAACTGCTAGGATGGAATTGATACAAAGAGAGCTATAGAGCACCTTCGGGTTGAAGGACTGACGTTTCAATAGCGAGTACATCTGATTGCTAATATGGCGCAAGTCAAAAAAGAGACTATGCAAAATTATCCTGCTGTGGGTTTAAAGTTTTTTCATCTACACTAGTACACAATGAGCAACTGTAAAGACCCGTATGTTTGATAAAATTACCTCCCTCTTCAAAAGCAATAAACCGACACCTGCGCAGCTCTATTTAGCCGAGCATCAAATCGAATATAGTGAAGAACATGGTTTCGTCGTGGATGGTATAGAGTTGAATGCGACACTTGGCGAAAGACTTAATTTTCTGTCGAATAGACGGCTGACTAAATTTGATGATCTGCAAGCGTTGTATGCAGCAGCGATGATTATTAATGAACGAATTGATTTAGAAATTGCTACAGAACGCTATGTCGCCCGCCTTGGCAACAGCAAAGAAAATCTACTCGAATTTAAACGTATCTTAAAATTATTAAATGATTATTACCGTCAATTTATACGTGATCAAAAATGATCATCGCTTGAGCAGTCATCATTTGTCGCGCTGCGTATTTGATGCAATAAAATAACGAAGTGCAGTTGGATCATCGTGATAATATAGCCTTATGTTGTTTAAAATGAATAGCTATATCAATGTTCCAACAAGAAATTTCCCAACTCAATTTATCTAAACTAAAATCTGGCGAAAAACGCTGGTTGGGTAACCTACAAGGCTCATCGACGGCATTATTGCTTAAAGAGATTGCCAAGCAGCAAAAATGTTTATACATGATTGTCGCGCGCAATAATCAACATTTAAGCCAGTTAGAAAGCGAATTCGAGTTTTATGGGGTAAAACCGACCATTTTTCCAGATTGGGAAATTTTGCCTTACGATCGATTATCACCGCATCAAGACATTGTCTCTGAGCGATTGGCGATTTTATCAAACATGCCGAAAACAGGAGTGTTGTTGGTTTCAGCCTCGACCTTAGCGCAGCGTGTGGCACCGACCTCATGGGTATTGGGAGAACATTTTGATATCCATGTCGGGCAAAAATTCGATTTAGAGCAACAAAAGAAAAAATTGATTCAAGCGGGCTATCACTTGGTAGATACCGTTTATGATCATGGTGAATTTGCTGTACGTGGCAGTATTATTGATATTTATGCTTCAGGGCAAGCAGCACCGATTCGCATTGATCTATTTGATGATGAAATTGAAACACTGAAATTTTTTGATGCTGAAACCCAGCGCACCACTCAAACACTCGAACATTTTACCGTTTTGCCTGCACAGGAATTTCCACTCAAAGAAGGGCGTGCAACCTTCCGCGATCGTTATGCGGAATTTTTCCCCACGGCAAATCCCAAGAAAAATCCGATTTATCAAGATGTTCTTGATGGCATTGCATCACCGGGGATCGAGTTCTATTTGCCGCTATTTTTTGATGCAACGGCAATGAAAACCCAAAGTAGTCTACTATCGTACTTACCAAGTCATACCATTGTCATTACAGATAAGTCCTTAGAAGAGGGATTAAACCAATTTTGGGCGGATGTAGAACGCCGTTATGACGATCGTCGTTATAATGTTGATCAGCCCATTGTTGCACCTGATGCGTTATTTTTATCGACCCATCAAATTTTAGAACAACTCAATCATTTTGGGCGTTTTATTGCAGCGCAAGAGCCATTTGAGCCTAAAGCAGGCGTGATTAATTTAAATGCCGATGTTCCACCCCGTTTAGCGGTCGACCCAAAACAAGAAAAGCCATTTGCACTCGTTAAACAATATATTGATGCAGCCAATCATCCGGTCTTATTGGTGGCTGAAAGTGCAGGTCGCCGTGAAACACTAAAAGACGCATTGCGTTCAAGTTTGGGTGACATTCCAACCGTTGATAGTTTTGATGATTTTATTGAGTCTTTGCATGCGATTGCGATCACCAATGCACCTTTGGATCGCGGTTTAGAACTCAAAGACAAACTGAGTATCATTTCTGAAAATCAGCTCTATGAGCATCGCGTGGTGCAGCGCCGTCGTAAACGTCAGCAAGAAGTCTCTGAAGAGTTCTTGGTGCGTAGCTTAACGGAACTGTCTATTGGCGCGCCTGTGGTACATATCGATTATGGTGTGGGGCGTTATGCGGGCTTAATTACTTTAAGTATTGACGATCAAGATCACGAATTTTTGCAACTTGACTATGCGGATGCGGCAAAAGTGTATGTCCCCGTGACTAATTTACATTTAATTAGTCGTTATAGCGGTGGTGATCCCGACCTAGCGCCATTACATAAACTCGGCACGGATGCATGGTCAAAAGCGAAGCGTAAGGCTTTAGAACAAATTCATGATGTTGCAGCTGAGCTGTTGCATATTCAGGCACGTCGTGCGGCAAAACCAGGGATTCATTTTGAGCTTGATCAATCCTTGTATATGCAGTTTGCCAGTGGCTTTGCTTATGAGGAAACGCTCGATCAAGCCAATGCCATTGAAGCCACACTCTATGATATGCGACAAGCTAAACCGATGGATCGCTTGGTTTGTGGTGATGTCGGCTTTGGTAAGACTGAAGTTGCGATGCGTGCGGCTTTTGTCGCTGTACAAAATAATCGCCAAGTGGCGGTGTTAGTGCCGACCACTTTGCTTGCCCAACAGCACTATGAATCTTTTAAAGATCGTTTTGCCGATTGGCCTGTACGCATTGAAGTACTATCGCGTTTTGGTTCATCGAAAACCCATACCAAAACGATTGATGATTTAGCCGATGGTAAAGTCGATATTGTGATTGGTACACATAAAATTCTGCAAGAAAATATCAAATTTAATAATCTTGGTTTGATGATTGTTGATGAAGAACATCGCTTCGGGGTACGTGACAAAGAACGGATTAAAGCCTTGCGTGCGGATGTTGATATGCTGACGCTCACGGCGACACCGATTCCACGTACCTTAAATATGGCATTTAGTGGGATGCGTGATTTATCGATTATTGCCACACCACCTGCACGTCGTCTAGCCGTCAAAACCTTCGTACAGGAGCAAACTGGCGATTCGGTTAAAGAAGCGATTCTACGAGAATTACTGCGTGGTGGTCAGGTGTATTTCCTGCATAACGATGTCGATACGATTGAACGTACTGCGGAAAATTTACGCGAACTTGTGCCTGAAGCACGTGTTGCAGTCGCACATGGACAAATGCGGGAACGTGAACTCGAGCAAGTCATGCAGCAGTTCTATCATAAAGAATATAACGTTTTAGTCTGTTCAACCATTATTGAAACAGGGATCGATGTACCGAGTGCCAATACCATTATTATCGAACGGGCAGATAAATTGGGCTTGGCGCAGCTTCATCAATTACGTGGTCGTGTCGGTCGTTCGCATCATCAAGCCTATGCTTATTTATTGGTTCCCTCTATTAAGGGTTTAAAAGGCGATGCCGAAAAGCGCTTAGATGCCATTCAACGTGCTTCTAATTTGGGTGCGGGTTTTATGCTTGCCACCGAAGATTTAGAAATTCGTGGTGCCGGTGAATTATTGGGTGAGCAGCAAAGTGGTTCTATGCAAGCGATTGGTTATAGCTTGTATATGGAAATGCTTGAAAAAGCCACTAAAGCGATTCAAAAAGGTAAAACCCCGAACTTCGATGCGCCGCTTTCATTGACTGCCGAAATTAACTTACATATGCCAGCACTTATTCCAGATGATTACTTGGGTGATGTGCATCAACGCTTATTGTTCTATAAGCGTATTAGTAATACTGATAGCCGAGATAAACTCGATAATATTCGCATGGAATTGATTGATCGCTTTGGTATTCCACCACAATCAGTGAAACAACTCTTTGCGGTACATCAAATCCGTTTGAAAGCGGAGCAGTTGGGTATCACCAAAGTTGATATTAGTCAGCAAGGCGGACATATTGAATTTGCACCAGATACTCCGGTTCAAGCGGTGACCATTATTCAAATGATGCAGAAACATCCGACCTATTTCCGTATGAACGGTGGGCAGCGTTTGAAAATTATGGTCATGCTTGAGGATTACGAAAAACGCATACAGTTTATTCAAGATTTATTAGATAGTCTGTTGAAAGAATTGCACTAATTGTCATTAGACTATGAGTGTAAAGTTCATTCGCCTAAAGCGATTAAAGTCTTTCTTTTGAGAGGAAAGAAAGGCTTGATTAATTTAGGCGATTGGGTAAAGTCTTAATTGTGACAGAGATCAAAACAATAAATACAAATTTGTATTTAAACACATTGCTTCCAATATTCAGCCTGTGTTGTATATGGTAGTATTAGCCATCATTCTAATTTTGCATCATTTATAAAGATATGTTTAGTTTGCATCCACAACTTGCTCAAGATACTTTTTTTGTAGGCGACTTTCCTTTATCCACATGTCGTTTGATGAATGATATGCAATTCCCTTGGCTGATTTTGGTTCCTCGTGTGCCAGGCGCCACCGAGTTATATGAATTAAGTCAAGCCGACCAAGAACAATTCTTGCGTGAATCAAGTTGGTTATCAAGTCAACTTTCTCGCGTATTCCGTGCAGATAAAATGAACGTTGCTGCACTTGGTAATATGGTACCGCAATTGCATTTCCATCACGTGGTTCGTTACCAAAATGACGTGATGTGGCCAAAACCTGTTTGGGGTACACCTGCTGTTCCGTATAGCAGCGAAGTATTGGCACATATGCGTCAAACCTTGATGTTGGCGTTACGTGGTCAAGGAGATATGCCATTTGACTGGCGTATGGATTAAGATCCACTTTAGACCGTTGGCTATGTACTGCTCAGGAGTAAGTAAGTGCAAATAGACGACTGGATTCATAAAGAACCGAAGCATTTTGAATATTTCCATCGCATGATGGGATATATCATGCTGTCTTTAGTGATTGTCGTCTATCATTACACTGAAGCTGACACCCAGTATCAAATTTTTGTTCCTTTCTTTCTCCTGTTTATTTTACTGATTACGCCACGTCTTTCTCGTGAACTGATTTATCGCTATAGCCAAAGACGAAAACGTAATGTCTTCTTTATGTTGGATATTACGGTCATTGCTGTGATTTTATCGGCAGTTCACTTGAATTTGGTGCTGTCATTGTTGGGCTTGGCAGCATTACTTTATACCGCGATCAGTAATAAAATTTCATTTCTAATGGTCGCCTTAGCAACCCTCATCGGGATTGCTATTTTTTATGTCTGTAATATTTTTATCTTTGGTTTTGGTGAGTATTTCGCGTCCACAAATAATGAATTAACCGTACTGGGTTTTTTATGTTTGTTTACCTATTTTGGGGTGGGCAATTTTTATCAAAGCAGTCGCGTGCATTTTATATCACAGCAAAAGAAATATTATTACGACCAAATGAATCGTTATATGGAGTTTGCCAATCAACTGAGTCGTTATGCACCACAGCAATTGTGGCAGTCGATTATGAAAGGCGAATCTGAAGCGAAAATTGAATATAAACGTAAAAAACTCACCGTTTTCTTCTCGGATATTCAAGGTTTTACCGAACTTTCAGAAACTTTAATTCCCGACGATTTGGCGTATTTACTCAATGACTATTTAAGTCATATGACCGAAATTGCCAAAAAATATGAAGCAACCGTAGATAAATTCATGGGTGATGCGATTTTGGTGTTTTTTGGTGACCCACATAGCCAAGGGGTCGAGCAAGATGCAAAAAGCTGTATGGAAATGGCGATTGCTATGCGTCAGCAAATGAAATTATTGCGCGAACGATGGGTCAAGATGGGTTATCCGCCGTTGCATATTCGTATGGGAATTTCAACAGGTTATTGCCACGTAGGGAACTATGGGGCGAATCATCGTATGGCGTATACCATTGTTGGTCGTGATGCAAACTTGGCGGCACGCTTACAAAGTGCAGCAGAAGTGGATGAAATTCTGATTTCTGAAGATACCCATAATTTAATTAAAAATGATTATTTATGTGCACCGAAAGCACCGATTTACTTAAAAGGAATTAAGCAACCTGTCCGCTCATGGCAAGTGATGGAAAAATATAGTTCACGTAAAATGGATTATCAGCGTTGGTTTGATTATGAATATAAAGGCTTCCATCTATTGCTCAATTTAGATGAAGTACAAAACTTTGAATATCCTGAACTGCTGCATGTGCTTGAAAAAATGACACAGCGTATTCAAACGCAACAACAATTGACCAATGCGGAAGGGATTGTAAAACTCAATATCGAAGATGAAGTCATTCAAATTGAACCGGTAGAAGTCAAAGAAACTCAGGCTGAAAAATCAAATGTGATGTAAATAAAGTTAATCTAAAAAAACCACGCATTGGCGTGGTTTTTTCGTTATAACATTCAGCTTAGTGATTTTCAGAAGCATGATTAATCGTGTACTTCGGAATTTCAACTTCTAGGTCTTCATTAACCAATTTGACTTGGCAAGACAGGCGAGAGTCGGGTTCTAAGCCCCAAGCACGATCAAGTAAGTCAGCTTCTACGTCGTTCATTTCATCTAGACTATCAAAGCCTTTACGTACAACGACATGGCAAGTTGTACATGCAGCTGACATATCACAGGCATGTTCAATTTTGATGCCATTGTTAAGTAAGCTTTCGCATAAATTGGCATTTGGCTCAACTTCAAACTCAGCGCCTTCAGGGCAAATTTGCGCATGTGGAAGAACTTTAATACGTGGCATAATCTTTACCTTAAATTAATTTGAGTTTGACCAGTCATCAAGCTTAGTGCCTTTCAATGCGGCATCAATGTGCTGATTCATACGTGCTGCGGCAAATGCATCACTGTGTATTTTAAGCTGTTCGATGGCAGATTCAATGCTTTTGATGTCTGAGCCTTGAAGCTCATTTTCAAGTTGTGCTTGTGCAGACTGTAATTTTTGCAATTGATCAGCAGATAAAAGCTGAGCATCCACTTTTAATGCTTGTACCAAGGCTTCAAGTTCGCGTTTTGCTTCAACTTTGGTTTCATTGAGGTGACGAAGATTTTTATCTTCTTCCGCAAATTTATAACCTTCAATTAACAAACGCTCAGTATCTGCATCAGACAAGCCATACGATGGCTTAATATCGATTTGCGCACTGACACCTGATGTGGTTTCTTTGGCAGAAACAGTGAGTAAACCATCTGCATCAACTTGATAAGTCACTTCAATGCGAGCTTGACCCGCAGTCATTGGCGGAATGCCACGCAATACAAAACGACCCAAGCTACGACAATGTTCAACCAAGTCACGTTCACCTTGGATCACGTGAATGAGCATTGCAGTTTGACCATCCTGATAAGTGGTGAATTCTTGGCGACGTGCGACAGGAATAGCGGTATTACGTGAAATTAGACGTTCCACCAAACCACCCATTGTCTCAATACCAAGCGACAGTGGAGTCACATCTAGTAATAAAGAGCCATCTGTGCTGTTACCAATGAGTTGATTCGCTGTAATGGATGCGCCAATGGCAACTACTTCATCCGGGTTGATGGTACACAGTGGTTCTTGGTTAAATACCTCACGCACCGCTTTTTGTACGGCATATGAACGTGTTGAGCCACCAACAAGTACAACGTTTTGAATATCATCCAATTCAAGCTTGGCATCACGCATTACACGTTTGCATACGCTGATGGTTTTATCTAGAGCGACTTTGATGATGTCTTCAAATGTAGCACGATCTAAATCTAAGCGATGTTCTAAGAATTGAAGCGTGGTAGATTCAGCATCGGATAAGGCTTCTTTGGCTTTACGTGCAGCGACAATGAAATGTGCATATTCAGCATCATTTAATGTCTCGATATTGAGTTGTTTTTTTGCCCATTTCAAAATCAAACGGTCAAGATCATCACCACCTAGTGCAGTGTGTCCACCCGTTGCTAAAACTTCAAAAACACCTTGGCTAAAACGTAAAATTGAAACATCAAAAGTACCGCCACCTAAGTCATAAATCACATAGTTACGATCAGTACTTAAGTTGGTTTCTTGGTCTAAACCATAAGCAACCGCAGCAGCAGTGGGCTCATTCAATAAACGTAGCACGTTCAAGCCTGCAAGCTGTGCAGCATCGCGAGTCGCTTGGCGCTGCGCTTCATCAAAATAAGCAGGTACGGTAATGACTGCACCATTCACTTCATTTTTAAGGCTGGCTTCTGCACGCACTTTCAGTTGCTTGAGTAAGTCCGCTGAAATTTCAACAGGGGTTTTACGACCTTGTGCTGTTTCAAATGCAGGCATTTCATTCGCTTCACCCACAAGTGCGTAAGGGTGTTGGAATTTAATATCGGTTGCAGAACGCCCCATGAAACGCTTCACTGAAACCACTGTATTTTTAGGGTCAGAAGTGACAAATGGCACAGCATCGTAGCCTAAAATGGTATCTTGGGCTTTATAGTGAACAATTGAAGGGAGGAGGACTCGACCTTGTTCATCATGAAGAACTTTGGCTTTACCTGAAAGAACCGTGGCAACCAAAGAGTGGGTGGTGCCTAAATCGATACCAATCGCAATGCGGTGTTCATGTGGTGCACTTGATTGACCTGGTTCTGCAATTTGCAAGAGAGCCATTGTGTTACATCCTTTGCACGTTAAATATAAATATTAAAAAGATATCTTAAAAATCGTCATCTAAATCAAAGTCATCATCATCTAAGAAGCGATCTTCTGCTTTCTCAATGTCTGCCATCACTTTGACAAAGAAACGTAATTTACGCACGGTATCGCGTGCTTCGCCCCAATCTTCATCCGTATAATCAATCTTGAACTCACGGACCAAACCATCAATCCATTGTTGAACTTCAACTTTAAGGGAGGTGAGGTGGTCAGCTGAAGTCGCATCATCTAACTGTTCACGAATTTCTAAAGCATCTTGTAAAAATTCGAAATCACTGATCGATTGATCTAGATGGTAATCTTGTTTCTTTAAAGAAAGCAAATAAGCCGCACGGCTATCCACTGCAGATAATACTTTAAATGCTTGATTAATTTCACTTGATTGAATTAATGCTTGATCTTTATCTTCGGCTTTATCTGGATGATATTGTTGCTGCAACTTTAGAAATTCAGACTTTAACGCTGCCAAATCAATATCGAGTGTGACAGGAAGATTGAACAACTCAAAATGATTCATGGGAGATCGGATCCGCGATTGTTGTGCAAAATAGGAATCTAAATACAATTAAAACAGTGTGATGCACACTGTTTTAATGTTAAAAAACGAATAATTAATGGGTTAAACAGTGAATGATTCACCACAACCACATTCGCCTTTTTTATTGGGGTTGTTAAATTCGAAGCCTTCATTTAAGCCATTTTTAACATAGTCCATCTCCATACCTTCAAGATAAACCAGACTTTTGGGGTCAACGAATACTTTTACGCCAAACTGTTCAAAGCTTTGGTCATGGGTATCGACTTCATCTACGAACTC encodes:
- a CDS encoding adenylate/guanylate cyclase domain-containing protein; this translates as MQIDDWIHKEPKHFEYFHRMMGYIMLSLVIVVYHYTEADTQYQIFVPFFLLFILLITPRLSRELIYRYSQRRKRNVFFMLDITVIAVILSAVHLNLVLSLLGLAALLYTAISNKISFLMVALATLIGIAIFYVCNIFIFGFGEYFASTNNELTVLGFLCLFTYFGVGNFYQSSRVHFISQQKKYYYDQMNRYMEFANQLSRYAPQQLWQSIMKGESEAKIEYKRKKLTVFFSDIQGFTELSETLIPDDLAYLLNDYLSHMTEIAKKYEATVDKFMGDAILVFFGDPHSQGVEQDAKSCMEMAIAMRQQMKLLRERWVKMGYPPLHIRMGISTGYCHVGNYGANHRMAYTIVGRDANLAARLQSAAEVDEILISEDTHNLIKNDYLCAPKAPIYLKGIKQPVRSWQVMEKYSSRKMDYQRWFDYEYKGFHLLLNLDEVQNFEYPELLHVLEKMTQRIQTQQQLTNAEGIVKLNIEDEVIQIEPVEVKETQAEKSNVM
- the iscA gene encoding iron-sulfur cluster assembly protein IscA, with translation MIHLTENAATHISNYLKNRGKGEGIRVGVKTSGCSGLAYVLEFVDEVDTHDQSFEQFGVKVFVDPKSLVYLEGMEMDYVKNGLNEGFEFNNPNKKGECGCGESFTV
- a CDS encoding HIT domain-containing protein, translating into MFSLHPQLAQDTFFVGDFPLSTCRLMNDMQFPWLILVPRVPGATELYELSQADQEQFLRESSWLSSQLSRVFRADKMNVAALGNMVPQLHFHHVVRYQNDVMWPKPVWGTPAVPYSSEVLAHMRQTLMLALRGQGDMPFDWRMD
- the mfd gene encoding transcription-repair coupling factor, with translation MFQQEISQLNLSKLKSGEKRWLGNLQGSSTALLLKEIAKQQKCLYMIVARNNQHLSQLESEFEFYGVKPTIFPDWEILPYDRLSPHQDIVSERLAILSNMPKTGVLLVSASTLAQRVAPTSWVLGEHFDIHVGQKFDLEQQKKKLIQAGYHLVDTVYDHGEFAVRGSIIDIYASGQAAPIRIDLFDDEIETLKFFDAETQRTTQTLEHFTVLPAQEFPLKEGRATFRDRYAEFFPTANPKKNPIYQDVLDGIASPGIEFYLPLFFDATAMKTQSSLLSYLPSHTIVITDKSLEEGLNQFWADVERRYDDRRYNVDQPIVAPDALFLSTHQILEQLNHFGRFIAAQEPFEPKAGVINLNADVPPRLAVDPKQEKPFALVKQYIDAANHPVLLVAESAGRRETLKDALRSSLGDIPTVDSFDDFIESLHAIAITNAPLDRGLELKDKLSIISENQLYEHRVVQRRRKRQQEVSEEFLVRSLTELSIGAPVVHIDYGVGRYAGLITLSIDDQDHEFLQLDYADAAKVYVPVTNLHLISRYSGGDPDLAPLHKLGTDAWSKAKRKALEQIHDVAAELLHIQARRAAKPGIHFELDQSLYMQFASGFAYEETLDQANAIEATLYDMRQAKPMDRLVCGDVGFGKTEVAMRAAFVAVQNNRQVAVLVPTTLLAQQHYESFKDRFADWPVRIEVLSRFGSSKTHTKTIDDLADGKVDIVIGTHKILQENIKFNNLGLMIVDEEHRFGVRDKERIKALRADVDMLTLTATPIPRTLNMAFSGMRDLSIIATPPARRLAVKTFVQEQTGDSVKEAILRELLRGGQVYFLHNDVDTIERTAENLRELVPEARVAVAHGQMRERELEQVMQQFYHKEYNVLVCSTIIETGIDVPSANTIIIERADKLGLAQLHQLRGRVGRSHHQAYAYLLVPSIKGLKGDAEKRLDAIQRASNLGAGFMLATEDLEIRGAGELLGEQQSGSMQAIGYSLYMEMLEKATKAIQKGKTPNFDAPLSLTAEINLHMPALIPDDYLGDVHQRLLFYKRISNTDSRDKLDNIRMELIDRFGIPPQSVKQLFAVHQIRLKAEQLGITKVDISQQGGHIEFAPDTPVQAVTIIQMMQKHPTYFRMNGGQRLKIMVMLEDYEKRIQFIQDLLDSLLKELH
- the fdx gene encoding ISC system 2Fe-2S type ferredoxin; this encodes MPRIKVLPHAQICPEGAEFEVEPNANLCESLLNNGIKIEHACDMSAACTTCHVVVRKGFDSLDEMNDVEADLLDRAWGLEPDSRLSCQVKLVNEDLEVEIPKYTINHASENH
- the hscB gene encoding Fe-S protein assembly co-chaperone HscB, whose translation is MNHFELFNLPVTLDIDLAALKSEFLKLQQQYHPDKAEDKDQALIQSSEINQAFKVLSAVDSRAAYLLSLKKQDYHLDQSISDFEFLQDALEIREQLDDATSADHLTSLKVEVQQWIDGLVREFKIDYTDEDWGEARDTVRKLRFFVKVMADIEKAEDRFLDDDDFDLDDDF
- the putP gene encoding sodium/proline symporter PutP is translated as MSTINPTLITFIFYIIAMIAIGLYAYRATSNFDEYILGGRSLGSVVTALSAGASDMSGWLLMGLPGAIYLSGLSEVWIAIGLIIGAWLNWLLVAGRLRAHTEYQNNALTLPDYFTSRFSDRKRILRVLSAIVILVFFAIYCASGMVAGARLFESLFGWDYTTALWLGAVATILYVCIGGFLAISWTDTFQAGLMIFALILTPIMTFLALGDNSQDVATLLESARPNASNLIENLSSIAIISSFAWGLGYFGQPHILVRFMAADSVKIIPNARRIGMTWMILCLAGAMAAGYIGIAYFAANPDLPAAAIVNKNPEMVFMELTKILFNPWVAGIVLAAILAAIMSTLSCQLLVCSTTLTEDLYKAFVRKTASQKELIWVGRGMVVVIALIAISLAMNPNSKVLSLVAYAWAGFGAAFGPLIILSLFWKRMTLNGAIIGMIVGAVTVIAWKNYMGDTGIYEIIPGFILASLSIVVVSLFDHPPQHEMIERFELAQAKYAKEMADMKK
- the hscA gene encoding Fe-S protein assembly chaperone HscA, with the translated sequence MALLQIAEPGQSSAPHEHRIAIGIDLGTTHSLVATVLSGKAKVLHDEQGRVLLPSIVHYKAQDTILGYDAVPFVTSDPKNTVVSVKRFMGRSATDIKFQHPYALVGEANEMPAFETAQGRKTPVEISADLLKQLKVRAEASLKNEVNGAVITVPAYFDEAQRQATRDAAQLAGLNVLRLLNEPTAAAVAYGLDQETNLSTDRNYVIYDLGGGTFDVSILRFSQGVFEVLATGGHTALGGDDLDRLILKWAKKQLNIETLNDAEYAHFIVAARKAKEALSDAESTTLQFLEHRLDLDRATFEDIIKVALDKTISVCKRVMRDAKLELDDIQNVVLVGGSTRSYAVQKAVREVFNQEPLCTINPDEVVAIGASITANQLIGNSTDGSLLLDVTPLSLGIETMGGLVERLISRNTAIPVARRQEFTTYQDGQTAMLIHVIQGERDLVEHCRSLGRFVLRGIPPMTAGQARIEVTYQVDADGLLTVSAKETTSGVSAQIDIKPSYGLSDADTERLLIEGYKFAEEDKNLRHLNETKVEAKRELEALVQALKVDAQLLSADQLQKLQSAQAQLENELQGSDIKSIESAIEQLKIHSDAFAAARMNQHIDAALKGTKLDDWSNSN